The following coding sequences lie in one Spinacia oleracea cultivar Varoflay chromosome 1, BTI_SOV_V1, whole genome shotgun sequence genomic window:
- the LOC110782971 gene encoding mechanosensitive ion channel protein 10 isoform X1: MKEYDPSLLADSHPVFSHEVERARPTPTLSQQQFSQATTLEIPTYDSAISPSVAQTRWKFSRHVSHWVIAFFIGYFSMTMKNRSNISGINLLFIPYLLATPFIANVIDRHYNGIILNLLMLLFPIGAICVGLVAGALASPIAIVFLPCLLLSFILVRLLQFIRHGEAYDNLVLLKFYIRTWIYYLYLYLIAPALAIYLTIAWYSRTLQSTFFNGLLLGYSPPTKSKVLGDWQHICSVISGMLIISTILLILAFNYIPRLQLDLLESGINVPEAVLEVADCLNVFIWMKILLKITAAPALKHHKILGLETWKWIQAFIFIVIIYNVITILTRLSVWSLQKYVSHDKPATQKDTATGRSSILHKIFRRRYLVYWGNGMKHSINFILSSSLFLFAWVLYFRSYLKTTPTARKVWEFGTWTCLSFLTCAIFWLIKNCVVLSWEADSIYIRLESKILQGAKQLYFLGIMGRHDYDIFNLLYHDEMPKGQKKWGFIQTFSRLQHMFTFSFVINLNTQYHRKTDAVDEWENDKKLSQKKNNRAKDYLLMQGNQTPTIYGVQQAALYFFMAKSKLLEEKYTSVILKKLESYNQDDDNSSGIEQNLKRLIGEEHWEDFQHQLDEYVGSSESICFETKLTAWMEMAHNNCLFLANTLSSGKEVVDCLNNIISFVLIFASFIMWLLLTGLATTKVLVLISAPLLAGSFMFQNTCKILFEGIMFVYVVHPFNVGDLCIIDEKMMEVRTVGVWRTTFSKIGSQEEVIYSNSELATTSIVNHKTDFDWNESVEVDVGSLSNGKIKNLKEEIEKYLDGNKDKYTPGYNSVEVLTDGDTLKLVVCFRHKVNLKNSNFFKCLKEKRKLRSEFVLEAEKLADRNQNGKSIT, translated from the exons ATGAAGGAATATGATCCATCTTTACTTGCTGATTCTCATCCTGTTTTTTCTCATGAGGTCGAACGAGCGAGACCAACCCCCACGCTGTCTCAGCAACAATTTTCTCAAGCTACCACTTTAGAAATCCCAACATACGATTCAGCAATATCACCATCTGTTGCCCAAACTAGATGGAAGTTTTCAAGACATGTTTCCCATTGGGTTATTGCGTTCTTCATAGGGTACTTTTCCATGACCATGAAAAACCGTTCCAATATTAGTGGTATAAATCTTCTATTTATACCATATCTTTTGGCAACTCCTTTCATTGCTAATGTAATCGATAGGCATTACAATGGTATCATCCTCAATCTACTTATGTTACTTTTTCCAATTGGTGCTATATGTGTTGGTCTTGTTGCGGGAGCACTTGCTTCTCCCATAGCAATTGTATTCTTACCATGTCTATTGCTGTCCTTTATACTTGTCCGATTACTTCAATTCATTAGACATGGTGAGGCCTATGACAATCTCGTTTTACTTAAGTTTTATATCCGCACTTGGATATACTACCTCTATCTCTATTTGATTGCGCCTGCTCTAGCTATTTACCTTACAATTGCTTGGTATTCTCGAACCCTTCAATCTACCTTCTTCAACGGATTGCTACTCGGATACTCGCCTCCGACTAAAAGTAAAGTTCTAGGAGATTGGCAGCACATATGCAGTGTAATCAGTGGCATGCTTATAATCAGCACTATACTTCTGATTCTTGCCTTCAATTATATACCACGACTCCAACTGGATCTTCTGGAAAGTGGCATTAATGTTCCGGAAGCTGTGCTCGAAGTAGCTGACTGTCTGAACGTTTTCATCTGGATGAAGATATTACTTAAGATAACTGCTGCTCCTGCTTTAAAGCATCACAAAATTCTTGGATTAGAAACATGGAAATGGATTCAGGCATTCATTTTCATTGTAATCATTTACAATGTCATTACAATTCTAACTCGTCTGTCTGTATGGTCGCTGCAAAAGTACGTCAGTCATGATAAACCTGCTACACAGAAAGATACAGCCACAGGGCGATCTTCAATCTTACATAAAATCTTTCGTAGAAGATATCTGGTATATTGGGGCAATGGAATGAAACACAGCATCAACTTCATATTGAGCTCATCGTTGTTCCTATTTGCTTGGGTGTTGTATTTTAGATCCTACTTGAAAACAACACCAACAGCCAGAAAAGTTTGGGAATTTGGTACCTGGACCTGCCTCAGTTTTTTAACATGCGCCATTTTTTGGCTGATAAAAAATTGTGTTGTTCTCTCATGGGAAGCTGATTCAATCTACATTAGATTAGAATCAAAAATCTTACAAGGAGCGAAGCAATTGTACTTCCTTGGCATCATGGGTCGCCACGATTACGACATTTTCAATCTATTGTATCATGATGAAATGCCAAAGGGACAAAAGAAATGGGGGTTCATACAAACTTTTTCACGATTGCAACACATGTTTACTTTCAGTTTTGTAATAAATCTAAATACTCAATATCACAGAAAAACTGACGCTGTGGATGAATGGGAGAATGACAAGAAATTGTCCCAAAAAAAGAATAACAGAGCCAAAGACTACTTGCTGATGCAGGGTAACCAAACTCCAACCATTTATGGTGTACAACAAGCGGCTTTATACTTTTTCATGGCTAAAAGTAAATTGTTAGAGGAGAAGTATACTTCCGTCATCCTCAAAAAGCTGGAGAGTTATAATCAAGATGATGATAACAG CAGTGGTATCGAACAAAATTTGAAGCGACTAATTGGAGAGGAACACTGGGAAGATTTTCAGCATCAACTTGATGAATATGTGGGTTCTTCAGAATCCATATGTTTTGAAACAAAGCTTACGGCATGGATG GAAATGGCACACAACAATTGTTTGTTCCTCGCAAACACATTAAGTAGTGGCAAAGAAGTTGTGGATTGTTTAAACAACATCATCAGCTTTGTTCTAATCTTTGCCTCTTTCATAATGTGGCTTCTTCTCACGGGGTTGGCAACCACAAAAGTACTTGTCCTCATTTCTGCACCACTGTTAGCTGgaagttttatgtttcaaaacaCTTGCAAGATCCTGTTTGAAGGGATCATGTTTGTTTATGTGGTGCATCCTTTTAACGTTGGAGATTTATGTATCATCGATGAGAAAATG atggAGGTCAGAACTGTTGGTGTTTGGAGAACAACATTTTCTAAAATCGGTTCACAAGAGGAAGTAATATATTCAAATTCGGAGTTAGCCACCACAAGTATTGTCAACCATAAGACCGATTTTGATTGGAACGAGTCAGTGGAGGTTGATGTAGGTTCTTTAAGCAATGGAAAAATCAAGAATCTGAAAGAAGAAATTGAAAA ATATCTTGATGGTAATAAAGATAAATACACACCAGGATATAATTCTGTCGAGGTGTTGACAGACGGAGATACTCTGAAGTTAGTTGTTTGTTTTAGACACAAAGTGAACCTTAAAAACAGCAACTTCTTTAAATGTCTAAAGGAAAAGCGCAAACTACGATCTGAATTTGTTCTCGAGGCAGAGAAGCTTGCCGATCGAAACCAAAACGGAAAATCAATAACATAA
- the LOC110782971 gene encoding uncharacterized protein isoform X2: MKEYDPSLLADSHPVFSHEVERARPTPTLSQQQFSQATTLEIPTYDSAISPSVAQTRWKFSRHVSHWVIAFFIGYFSMTMKNRSNISGINLLFIPYLLATPFIANVIDRHYNGIILNLLMLLFPIGAICVGLVAGALASPIAIVFLPCLLLSFILVRLLQFIRHGEAYDNLVLLKFYIRTWIYYLYLYLIAPALAIYLTIAWYSRTLQSTFFNGLLLGYSPPTKSKVLGDWQHICSVISGMLIISTILLILAFNYIPRLQLDLLESGINVPEAVLEVADCLNVFIWMKILLKITAAPALKHHKILGLETWKWIQAFIFIVIIYNVITILTRLSVWSLQKYVSHDKPATQKDTATGRSSILHKIFRRRYLVYWGNGMKHSINFILSSSLFLFAWVLYFRSYLKTTPTARKVWEFGTWTCLSFLTCAIFWLIKNCVVLSWEADSIYIRLESKILQGAKQLYFLGIMGRHDYDIFNLLYHDEMPKGQKKWGFIQTFSRLQHMFTFSFVINLNTQYHRKTDAVDEWENDKKLSQKKNNRAKDYLLMQGNQTPTIYGVQQAALYFFMAKSKLLEEKYTSVILKKLESYNQDDDNSSGIEQNLKRLIGEEHWEDFQHQLDEYVGSSESICFETKLTAWMMEVRTVGVWRTTFSKIGSQEEVIYSNSELATTSIVNHKTDFDWNESVEVDVGSLSNGKIKNLKEEIEKYLDGNKDKYTPGYNSVEVLTDGDTLKLVVCFRHKVNLKNSNFFKCLKEKRKLRSEFVLEAEKLADRNQNGKSIT; encoded by the exons ATGAAGGAATATGATCCATCTTTACTTGCTGATTCTCATCCTGTTTTTTCTCATGAGGTCGAACGAGCGAGACCAACCCCCACGCTGTCTCAGCAACAATTTTCTCAAGCTACCACTTTAGAAATCCCAACATACGATTCAGCAATATCACCATCTGTTGCCCAAACTAGATGGAAGTTTTCAAGACATGTTTCCCATTGGGTTATTGCGTTCTTCATAGGGTACTTTTCCATGACCATGAAAAACCGTTCCAATATTAGTGGTATAAATCTTCTATTTATACCATATCTTTTGGCAACTCCTTTCATTGCTAATGTAATCGATAGGCATTACAATGGTATCATCCTCAATCTACTTATGTTACTTTTTCCAATTGGTGCTATATGTGTTGGTCTTGTTGCGGGAGCACTTGCTTCTCCCATAGCAATTGTATTCTTACCATGTCTATTGCTGTCCTTTATACTTGTCCGATTACTTCAATTCATTAGACATGGTGAGGCCTATGACAATCTCGTTTTACTTAAGTTTTATATCCGCACTTGGATATACTACCTCTATCTCTATTTGATTGCGCCTGCTCTAGCTATTTACCTTACAATTGCTTGGTATTCTCGAACCCTTCAATCTACCTTCTTCAACGGATTGCTACTCGGATACTCGCCTCCGACTAAAAGTAAAGTTCTAGGAGATTGGCAGCACATATGCAGTGTAATCAGTGGCATGCTTATAATCAGCACTATACTTCTGATTCTTGCCTTCAATTATATACCACGACTCCAACTGGATCTTCTGGAAAGTGGCATTAATGTTCCGGAAGCTGTGCTCGAAGTAGCTGACTGTCTGAACGTTTTCATCTGGATGAAGATATTACTTAAGATAACTGCTGCTCCTGCTTTAAAGCATCACAAAATTCTTGGATTAGAAACATGGAAATGGATTCAGGCATTCATTTTCATTGTAATCATTTACAATGTCATTACAATTCTAACTCGTCTGTCTGTATGGTCGCTGCAAAAGTACGTCAGTCATGATAAACCTGCTACACAGAAAGATACAGCCACAGGGCGATCTTCAATCTTACATAAAATCTTTCGTAGAAGATATCTGGTATATTGGGGCAATGGAATGAAACACAGCATCAACTTCATATTGAGCTCATCGTTGTTCCTATTTGCTTGGGTGTTGTATTTTAGATCCTACTTGAAAACAACACCAACAGCCAGAAAAGTTTGGGAATTTGGTACCTGGACCTGCCTCAGTTTTTTAACATGCGCCATTTTTTGGCTGATAAAAAATTGTGTTGTTCTCTCATGGGAAGCTGATTCAATCTACATTAGATTAGAATCAAAAATCTTACAAGGAGCGAAGCAATTGTACTTCCTTGGCATCATGGGTCGCCACGATTACGACATTTTCAATCTATTGTATCATGATGAAATGCCAAAGGGACAAAAGAAATGGGGGTTCATACAAACTTTTTCACGATTGCAACACATGTTTACTTTCAGTTTTGTAATAAATCTAAATACTCAATATCACAGAAAAACTGACGCTGTGGATGAATGGGAGAATGACAAGAAATTGTCCCAAAAAAAGAATAACAGAGCCAAAGACTACTTGCTGATGCAGGGTAACCAAACTCCAACCATTTATGGTGTACAACAAGCGGCTTTATACTTTTTCATGGCTAAAAGTAAATTGTTAGAGGAGAAGTATACTTCCGTCATCCTCAAAAAGCTGGAGAGTTATAATCAAGATGATGATAACAG CAGTGGTATCGAACAAAATTTGAAGCGACTAATTGGAGAGGAACACTGGGAAGATTTTCAGCATCAACTTGATGAATATGTGGGTTCTTCAGAATCCATATGTTTTGAAACAAAGCTTACGGCATGGATG atggAGGTCAGAACTGTTGGTGTTTGGAGAACAACATTTTCTAAAATCGGTTCACAAGAGGAAGTAATATATTCAAATTCGGAGTTAGCCACCACAAGTATTGTCAACCATAAGACCGATTTTGATTGGAACGAGTCAGTGGAGGTTGATGTAGGTTCTTTAAGCAATGGAAAAATCAAGAATCTGAAAGAAGAAATTGAAAA ATATCTTGATGGTAATAAAGATAAATACACACCAGGATATAATTCTGTCGAGGTGTTGACAGACGGAGATACTCTGAAGTTAGTTGTTTGTTTTAGACACAAAGTGAACCTTAAAAACAGCAACTTCTTTAAATGTCTAAAGGAAAAGCGCAAACTACGATCTGAATTTGTTCTCGAGGCAGAGAAGCTTGCCGATCGAAACCAAAACGGAAAATCAATAACATAA